A single window of Labrus mixtus chromosome 23, fLabMix1.1, whole genome shotgun sequence DNA harbors:
- the stk26 gene encoding serine/threonine-protein kinase 26 isoform X3 — MEVPGMQSSQIDPEELFTKLDRIGKGSFGEVFKGIDNRTQSVVAIKTIDLEEAEDEIEDIQQEITVLSQCDSPYITKYYGSYLKGSKLWIIMEYLGGGSALDLLRAGPFDEAQIATMLKEILKGLDYLHSEKKIHRDIKAANVLLSEHGQVKLADFGVAGQLTDTQIKRETFVGTPFWMAPEVIQQSAYDSKADIWSLGITAIELAKGEPPNSDMHPMRVLFHIPKSPPPTLSGEFSKSFKEFTEACLNKQPSFRPTAKELLKHKFIVKYCKKTSYLSELIDRYRRWKEEGHSGSSSDDSDGESSNKENSESPEWSFTTVRKKKTEGIKVLNGTGQDQLNKSASLTTVISPVFTELKQQHKEHSEQRLAIEELERNIRLAEEVCPGITDRMVTNIIARYQK, encoded by the exons agTTCTCAGATTGATCCGGAGGAGTTGTTCACAAAATTGGATCGTATTGGAAAAGGATCTTTTGGAGAG gtttttaaagGCATCGATAATCGCACCCAGAGCGTGGTCGCCATCAAGACGATCGAcctggaggaggcggaggacgAGATCGAGGACATCCAGCAGGAGATCACGGTGCTCAGTCAGTGTGACAGCCCGTACATCACCAAGTACTACGGCTCCTATCTGAAG GGAAGCAAACTATGGATCATCATGGAGTATCTTGGTGGAGGATCAGCGCTCGACTTG ctgaggGCGGGGCCGTTCGATGAAGCGCAGATTGCCACCATGCTGAAGGAGATCCTGAAGGGTCTGGACTACCTGCACTCGGAGAAGAAGATCCACAGAGACATCAAAG CCGCCAACGTCCTTCTGTCGGAGCACGGTCAGGTGAAGCTGGCCGACTTCGGGGTCGCCGGTCAGCTGACGGACACGCAGATCAAAAGGGAAACTTTTGTGGGGACGCCGTTCTGGATGGCTCCGGAGGTCATCCAACAGTCCGCCTACGACTCAAAG GCTGATATCTGGTCTCTGGGCATCACCGCCATCGAGCTCGCCAAAGGAGAACCTCCCAACTCGGACATGCACCCGATGCGAGTTCTGTTCCACATCCCCAAGTCCCCGCCTCCGACGCTGTCCGGAGAGTTCTCCAAGAGTTTCAAAGAGTTCACCGAGGCCTGCCTCAACAAGCAGCCGTCATTt CGTCCCACAGCCAAGGAGCTCCTCAAACACAAGTTCATCGTCAAATACTGCAAGAAGACGTCGTACCTCAGCGAGCTGATCGACCGGTACAGGAGGTGGAAGGAGGAGGGGCACAGCGGCAGCAGCTCCGACGACTCGGACGG tgagTCCAGTAACAAAGAGAACAGCGAGTCACCTGAGTGGTCCTTCACCACGGTCCgtaagaagaagacagagggcATAAAGGTCCTCAATGGAACG GGTCAGGATCAGCTGAATAAATCTGCCAGTCTGACCACAGTCATCTCTCCGGTCTTCACTGAG TTAAAGCAGCAGCACAAGGAGCACTCTGAGCAGCGGCTGGCCATCGAGGAGCTGGAGCGAAACATCCGACTGGCTGAAGAAGTGTGTCCGGGCATCACGGACAGGATGGTCACAAACATCATTGCCAGGTACCAGAAGTAG
- the stk26 gene encoding serine/threonine-protein kinase 26 isoform X1 has product MEVPGMQSSQIDPEELFTKLDRIGKGSFGEVFKGIDNRTQSVVAIKTIDLEEAEDEIEDIQQEITVLSQCDSPYITKYYGSYLKGSKLWIIMEYLGGGSALDLLRAGPFDEAQIATMLKEILKGLDYLHSEKKIHRDIKAANVLLSEHGQVKLADFGVAGQLTDTQIKRETFVGTPFWMAPEVIQQSAYDSKADIWSLGITAIELAKGEPPNSDMHPMRVLFHIPKSPPPTLSGEFSKSFKEFTEACLNKQPSFRPTAKELLKHKFIVKYCKKTSYLSELIDRYRRWKEEGHSGSSSDDSDGESSNKENSESPEWSFTTVRKKKTEGIKVLNGTGQDQLNKSASLTTVISPVFTELKQQHKEHSEQRLAIEELERNIRLAEEVCPGITDRMVTNIIARYQKFASN; this is encoded by the exons agTTCTCAGATTGATCCGGAGGAGTTGTTCACAAAATTGGATCGTATTGGAAAAGGATCTTTTGGAGAG gtttttaaagGCATCGATAATCGCACCCAGAGCGTGGTCGCCATCAAGACGATCGAcctggaggaggcggaggacgAGATCGAGGACATCCAGCAGGAGATCACGGTGCTCAGTCAGTGTGACAGCCCGTACATCACCAAGTACTACGGCTCCTATCTGAAG GGAAGCAAACTATGGATCATCATGGAGTATCTTGGTGGAGGATCAGCGCTCGACTTG ctgaggGCGGGGCCGTTCGATGAAGCGCAGATTGCCACCATGCTGAAGGAGATCCTGAAGGGTCTGGACTACCTGCACTCGGAGAAGAAGATCCACAGAGACATCAAAG CCGCCAACGTCCTTCTGTCGGAGCACGGTCAGGTGAAGCTGGCCGACTTCGGGGTCGCCGGTCAGCTGACGGACACGCAGATCAAAAGGGAAACTTTTGTGGGGACGCCGTTCTGGATGGCTCCGGAGGTCATCCAACAGTCCGCCTACGACTCAAAG GCTGATATCTGGTCTCTGGGCATCACCGCCATCGAGCTCGCCAAAGGAGAACCTCCCAACTCGGACATGCACCCGATGCGAGTTCTGTTCCACATCCCCAAGTCCCCGCCTCCGACGCTGTCCGGAGAGTTCTCCAAGAGTTTCAAAGAGTTCACCGAGGCCTGCCTCAACAAGCAGCCGTCATTt CGTCCCACAGCCAAGGAGCTCCTCAAACACAAGTTCATCGTCAAATACTGCAAGAAGACGTCGTACCTCAGCGAGCTGATCGACCGGTACAGGAGGTGGAAGGAGGAGGGGCACAGCGGCAGCAGCTCCGACGACTCGGACGG tgagTCCAGTAACAAAGAGAACAGCGAGTCACCTGAGTGGTCCTTCACCACGGTCCgtaagaagaagacagagggcATAAAGGTCCTCAATGGAACG GGTCAGGATCAGCTGAATAAATCTGCCAGTCTGACCACAGTCATCTCTCCGGTCTTCACTGAG TTAAAGCAGCAGCACAAGGAGCACTCTGAGCAGCGGCTGGCCATCGAGGAGCTGGAGCGAAACATCCGACTGGCTGAAGAAGTGTGTCCGGGCATCACGGACAGGATGGTCACAAACATCATTGCCAGGTACCAGAA atTCGCGAGCAACTGA
- the stk26 gene encoding serine/threonine-protein kinase 26 isoform X2 produces MEVPGMQSSQIDPEELFTKLDRIGKGSFGEVFKGIDNRTQSVVAIKTIDLEEAEDEIEDIQQEITVLSQCDSPYITKYYGSYLKGSKLWIIMEYLGGGSALDLLRAGPFDEAQIATMLKEILKGLDYLHSEKKIHRDIKAANVLLSEHGQVKLADFGVAGQLTDTQIKRETFVGTPFWMAPEVIQQSAYDSKADIWSLGITAIELAKGEPPNSDMHPMRVLFHIPKSPPPTLSGEFSKSFKEFTEACLNKQPSFRPTAKELLKHKFIVKYCKKTSYLSELIDRYRRWKEEGHSGSSSDDSDGESSNKENSESPEWSFTTVRKKKTEGIKVLNGTGQDQLNKSASLTTVISPVFTELKQQHKEHSEQRLAIEELERNIRLAEEVCPGITDRMVTNIIARFASN; encoded by the exons agTTCTCAGATTGATCCGGAGGAGTTGTTCACAAAATTGGATCGTATTGGAAAAGGATCTTTTGGAGAG gtttttaaagGCATCGATAATCGCACCCAGAGCGTGGTCGCCATCAAGACGATCGAcctggaggaggcggaggacgAGATCGAGGACATCCAGCAGGAGATCACGGTGCTCAGTCAGTGTGACAGCCCGTACATCACCAAGTACTACGGCTCCTATCTGAAG GGAAGCAAACTATGGATCATCATGGAGTATCTTGGTGGAGGATCAGCGCTCGACTTG ctgaggGCGGGGCCGTTCGATGAAGCGCAGATTGCCACCATGCTGAAGGAGATCCTGAAGGGTCTGGACTACCTGCACTCGGAGAAGAAGATCCACAGAGACATCAAAG CCGCCAACGTCCTTCTGTCGGAGCACGGTCAGGTGAAGCTGGCCGACTTCGGGGTCGCCGGTCAGCTGACGGACACGCAGATCAAAAGGGAAACTTTTGTGGGGACGCCGTTCTGGATGGCTCCGGAGGTCATCCAACAGTCCGCCTACGACTCAAAG GCTGATATCTGGTCTCTGGGCATCACCGCCATCGAGCTCGCCAAAGGAGAACCTCCCAACTCGGACATGCACCCGATGCGAGTTCTGTTCCACATCCCCAAGTCCCCGCCTCCGACGCTGTCCGGAGAGTTCTCCAAGAGTTTCAAAGAGTTCACCGAGGCCTGCCTCAACAAGCAGCCGTCATTt CGTCCCACAGCCAAGGAGCTCCTCAAACACAAGTTCATCGTCAAATACTGCAAGAAGACGTCGTACCTCAGCGAGCTGATCGACCGGTACAGGAGGTGGAAGGAGGAGGGGCACAGCGGCAGCAGCTCCGACGACTCGGACGG tgagTCCAGTAACAAAGAGAACAGCGAGTCACCTGAGTGGTCCTTCACCACGGTCCgtaagaagaagacagagggcATAAAGGTCCTCAATGGAACG GGTCAGGATCAGCTGAATAAATCTGCCAGTCTGACCACAGTCATCTCTCCGGTCTTCACTGAG TTAAAGCAGCAGCACAAGGAGCACTCTGAGCAGCGGCTGGCCATCGAGGAGCTGGAGCGAAACATCCGACTGGCTGAAGAAGTGTGTCCGGGCATCACGGACAGGATGGTCACAAACATCATTGCCAG atTCGCGAGCAACTGA